In one window of Brassica rapa cultivar Chiifu-401-42 chromosome A07, CAAS_Brap_v3.01, whole genome shotgun sequence DNA:
- the LOC103846001 gene encoding pectin acetylesterase 2 isoform X2: MKKLLWSLTVFGVILIFPVNGVPEFDKMERLPDFNGTHVYQTENNVYSKAKPTMVELTFVKNPVERSAVCLDGSPSGYHFHPGSGSGAKNWIVQFEGGGWCGTIEDCVNMKKTSHGSSKYMEKRIPFTGILSDKAAENPDFYNWNKVKVRSCDGGSLMGDNENQDAKLQFRGKRIWTAVMVDLMTFNGLREAKQALLSGCSTGGLTAILYCDNFKWYYPKGKVKCLSDAGLFLDATDVAGDRPLRNLYRDLIQLQSVTTQLPNECLKRLNPTSIREGLTPKSADPNGSWSDCRLNIAKCNASQIKFLQGFRTQMVNLISSFTKPRKNGVFINSCFTHCQTENQDTWYSKNSPAVKNKRIAVAVGDWYFERRGAKLIDCAYPCDKTCRNEVAE; the protein is encoded by the exons ATGAAGAAACTTTTATGGAGTCTGACTGTGTTTGGTGTCATCTTAATCTTCCCTGTTAATGGGGTGCCGGAGTTTGATAAAATGGAGAGGCTCCCAGATTTTAATGGGACACATGTTTATCAGACCGAAAATAATGTCTATTCCAAAGCAAAGCCTACAATGGTAGAACTCACTTTCGTTAAAAATCCTGTTGAGAGATCAGCAG TGTGTCTAGATGGAAGTCCTTCCGGATATCATTTTCATCCCGGGTCCGGTTCAGGAGCAAAGAATTGGATCGTTCAGTTTGAG GGAGGTGGATGGTGTGGTACCATCGAAGATTGTGTAAATATGAAGAAAACTAGTCATGGATCGTCCAAGTATATGGAGAAACGTATACCTTTTACAGGAATTCTAAGTGACAAAGCCGCGGAAAATCCAG ACTTTTATAACTGGAACAAAGTAAAAGTTAGGTCCTGTGACGGTGGATCCTTAATGGGAGACAATGAAAATCAG GATGCAAAACTTCAGTTTAGAGGAAAGCGAATATGGACAGCTGTTATGGTAGACTTGATGACATTCAATGGATTGCGTGAGGCAAAGCAG GCTCTGCTTTCTGGATGTTCTACTGGAGGCCTTACAGCGATACTTTACTGTGATAATTTTAAATGGTATTACCCTAAAGGCAAAGTAAAATGTCTGAGTGATGCTGGCCTTTTCCTTGATGC CACCGATGTCGCTGGAGATCGACCTCTTAGAAATTTATACAGAGATTTAATACAATTACAG AGTGTTACAACACAGCTCCCTAACGAATGTTTAAAACGGCTTAATCCAACTTCG ATCCGAGAGGGTTTAACTCCTAAATCTGCAGATCCAAATGGAAGTTGGTCTGACTGTAGACTTAACATCGCAAAGTGCAATGCATCTCAGATAAAGTTCTTGCAAG GTTTCAGGACTCAGATGGTGAATTTGATCAGTAGTTTTACAAAGCCAAGGAAGAACGGAGTATTTATTAACTCGTGCTTTACTCATTGCCAAACAGAGAATCAGGACACATGGTATTCCAAAAACTCTCCTGCTGTTAAGAACAAG AGAATTGCAGTAGCTGTGGGAGATTGGTATTTCGAAAGAAGAGGAGCGAAACTCATAGACTGTGCTTATCCTTGTGACAAGACTTGCCGCAATGAAGTTGCCGAATGA
- the LOC103846001 gene encoding pectin acetylesterase 2 isoform X1, whose product MKKLLWSLTVFGVILIFPVNGVPEFDKMERLPDFNGTHVYQTENNVYSKAKPTMVELTFVKNPVERSAVCLDGSPSGYHFHPGSGSGAKNWIVQFEGGGWCGTIEDCVNMKKTSHGSSKYMEKRIPFTGILSDKAAENPDFYNWNKVKVRSCDGGSLMGDNENQDAKLQFRGKRIWTAVMVDLMTFNGLREAKQALLSGCSTGGLTAILYCDNFKWYYPKGKVKCLSDAGLFLDATDVAGDRPLRNLYRDLIQLQSVTTQLPNECLKRLNPTSCFFAQNLINQVNTSLFILNAAYDSWQIREGLTPKSADPNGSWSDCRLNIAKCNASQIKFLQGFRTQMVNLISSFTKPRKNGVFINSCFTHCQTENQDTWYSKNSPAVKNKRIAVAVGDWYFERRGAKLIDCAYPCDKTCRNEVAE is encoded by the exons ATGAAGAAACTTTTATGGAGTCTGACTGTGTTTGGTGTCATCTTAATCTTCCCTGTTAATGGGGTGCCGGAGTTTGATAAAATGGAGAGGCTCCCAGATTTTAATGGGACACATGTTTATCAGACCGAAAATAATGTCTATTCCAAAGCAAAGCCTACAATGGTAGAACTCACTTTCGTTAAAAATCCTGTTGAGAGATCAGCAG TGTGTCTAGATGGAAGTCCTTCCGGATATCATTTTCATCCCGGGTCCGGTTCAGGAGCAAAGAATTGGATCGTTCAGTTTGAG GGAGGTGGATGGTGTGGTACCATCGAAGATTGTGTAAATATGAAGAAAACTAGTCATGGATCGTCCAAGTATATGGAGAAACGTATACCTTTTACAGGAATTCTAAGTGACAAAGCCGCGGAAAATCCAG ACTTTTATAACTGGAACAAAGTAAAAGTTAGGTCCTGTGACGGTGGATCCTTAATGGGAGACAATGAAAATCAG GATGCAAAACTTCAGTTTAGAGGAAAGCGAATATGGACAGCTGTTATGGTAGACTTGATGACATTCAATGGATTGCGTGAGGCAAAGCAG GCTCTGCTTTCTGGATGTTCTACTGGAGGCCTTACAGCGATACTTTACTGTGATAATTTTAAATGGTATTACCCTAAAGGCAAAGTAAAATGTCTGAGTGATGCTGGCCTTTTCCTTGATGC CACCGATGTCGCTGGAGATCGACCTCTTAGAAATTTATACAGAGATTTAATACAATTACAG AGTGTTACAACACAGCTCCCTAACGAATGTTTAAAACGGCTTAATCCAACTTCG TGTTTTTTCGCGCAAAACCTAATAAACCAAGTGAACACGTCATTGTTTATTCTAAATGCTGCATACGATTCTTGGCAG ATCCGAGAGGGTTTAACTCCTAAATCTGCAGATCCAAATGGAAGTTGGTCTGACTGTAGACTTAACATCGCAAAGTGCAATGCATCTCAGATAAAGTTCTTGCAAG GTTTCAGGACTCAGATGGTGAATTTGATCAGTAGTTTTACAAAGCCAAGGAAGAACGGAGTATTTATTAACTCGTGCTTTACTCATTGCCAAACAGAGAATCAGGACACATGGTATTCCAAAAACTCTCCTGCTGTTAAGAACAAG AGAATTGCAGTAGCTGTGGGAGATTGGTATTTCGAAAGAAGAGGAGCGAAACTCATAGACTGTGCTTATCCTTGTGACAAGACTTGCCGCAATGAAGTTGCCGAATGA
- the LOC103846001 gene encoding pectin acetylesterase 2 isoform X3 yields the protein MKKLLWSLTVFGVILIFPVNGVPEFDKMERLPDFNGTHVYQTENNVYSKAKPTMVELTFVKNPVERSAVCLDGSPSGYHFHPGSGSGAKNWIVQFEGGGWCGTIEDCVNMKKTSHGSSKYMEKRIPFTGILSDKAAENPDFYNWNKVKVRSCDGGSLMGDNENQDAKLQFRGKRIWTAVMVDLMTFNGLREAKQALLSGCSTGGLTAILYCDNFKWYYPKGKVKCLSDAGLFLDATDVAGDRPLRNLYRDLIQLQSVTTQLPNECLKRLNPTSCFFAQNLINQVNTSLFILNAAYDSWQIREGLTPKSADPNGSWSDCRLNIAKCNASQIKFLQGFRTQMVNLISSFTKPRKNGVFINSCFTHCQTENQDTWYSKNSPAVKNK from the exons ATGAAGAAACTTTTATGGAGTCTGACTGTGTTTGGTGTCATCTTAATCTTCCCTGTTAATGGGGTGCCGGAGTTTGATAAAATGGAGAGGCTCCCAGATTTTAATGGGACACATGTTTATCAGACCGAAAATAATGTCTATTCCAAAGCAAAGCCTACAATGGTAGAACTCACTTTCGTTAAAAATCCTGTTGAGAGATCAGCAG TGTGTCTAGATGGAAGTCCTTCCGGATATCATTTTCATCCCGGGTCCGGTTCAGGAGCAAAGAATTGGATCGTTCAGTTTGAG GGAGGTGGATGGTGTGGTACCATCGAAGATTGTGTAAATATGAAGAAAACTAGTCATGGATCGTCCAAGTATATGGAGAAACGTATACCTTTTACAGGAATTCTAAGTGACAAAGCCGCGGAAAATCCAG ACTTTTATAACTGGAACAAAGTAAAAGTTAGGTCCTGTGACGGTGGATCCTTAATGGGAGACAATGAAAATCAG GATGCAAAACTTCAGTTTAGAGGAAAGCGAATATGGACAGCTGTTATGGTAGACTTGATGACATTCAATGGATTGCGTGAGGCAAAGCAG GCTCTGCTTTCTGGATGTTCTACTGGAGGCCTTACAGCGATACTTTACTGTGATAATTTTAAATGGTATTACCCTAAAGGCAAAGTAAAATGTCTGAGTGATGCTGGCCTTTTCCTTGATGC CACCGATGTCGCTGGAGATCGACCTCTTAGAAATTTATACAGAGATTTAATACAATTACAG AGTGTTACAACACAGCTCCCTAACGAATGTTTAAAACGGCTTAATCCAACTTCG TGTTTTTTCGCGCAAAACCTAATAAACCAAGTGAACACGTCATTGTTTATTCTAAATGCTGCATACGATTCTTGGCAG ATCCGAGAGGGTTTAACTCCTAAATCTGCAGATCCAAATGGAAGTTGGTCTGACTGTAGACTTAACATCGCAAAGTGCAATGCATCTCAGATAAAGTTCTTGCAAG GTTTCAGGACTCAGATGGTGAATTTGATCAGTAGTTTTACAAAGCCAAGGAAGAACGGAGTATTTATTAACTCGTGCTTTACTCATTGCCAAACAGAGAATCAGGACACATGGTATTCCAAAAACTCTCCTGCTGTTAAGAACAAG TAG
- the LOC103846238 gene encoding uncharacterized protein LOC103846238, whose product MTSNIAEQLNNALVEGRSSPIVELLMFIQEMMTRWFSARRKKSERHRGLMTVEVDKVMTKSMALMSGSKINSVSSWSSQVVGKYGGYDSVILDQKKCSCKYFDHMKIPCGHAMLAADNLGVPYDTLVGHWYKTEAWRETYADVISPIGDPRDEDIPEEVMNKVLMPPVTKRPAGRRKTKRFLSTGEIPGPNKKAVPNKCGRCRGTGHNRTNCTVPLK is encoded by the exons ATGACAAGTAACATAGCTGAGCAGCTGAACAATGCTTTGGTGGAAGGCAGATCATCCCCAATAGTTGAGTTGCTTATGTTTATACAAGAGATGATGACAAGGTGGTTTAGTGCTCGTAGGAAGAAGTCTGAGAGGCATAGGGGGTTGATGACTGTTGAGGTGGATAAGGTAATGACAAAGAGCATGGCACTGATGAGTGGAAGCAAAATCAATTCAGTTTCTAGTTGGAGCAGTCAGGTTGTAGGGAAGTATGGAGGTTATGACAGCGTAATTTTAGATCAGAAAAAATGTTCCTGCAAGTACTTTGACCACATGAAGATACCATGTGGTCATGCAATGCTCGCTGCTGACAACCTTGGGGTACCTTACGATACACTAGTTGGGCACTGGTACAAGACAGAGGCCTGGAGAGAAACATACGCCGATGTGATCAGTCCAATTGGCGATCCAAGGGATGAGGATATTCCTGAAGAGGTGATGAATAAGGTTTTGATGCCACCTGTGACGAAGAGACCGGCAGGAAGGCGGAAGACAAAACGCTTCCTATCAACAGGAGAAATCCCT GGACCAAATAAGAAGGCGGTACCGAACAAGTGTGGAAGATGCAGGGGGACAGGGCATAACAGGACGAACTGTACGGTTCCGCTGAAATGA